In Bremerella alba, one DNA window encodes the following:
- a CDS encoding HEAT repeat domain-containing protein: MNATHWKFQFGLGWAAYWILVCALALGWFRAHTQAVHDLERLPTEIAVMDEQIVVLTDQIEVNRYYPDLVSSLRITAQNVIPRVYLRKRDFPESTEVFLQQLEAIREHERASRVFRTGFAFGLACQLISAPEHLFHEAIPRSLEYLEVPEDTVREEMIRTFHALVVYRPEQMQTHLSLLVPALVERLKDNNKLVRIAAVQALESIGLQARIALSDLQEIEANDDDPAAVFAALAIEAIDVDYQAVARLKQLVRNRKSNWELAAAILPERVSAPEAEAFLKEQLVEATHDQDRQFFARTLSQLKRRQMFPGEAE; this comes from the coding sequence ATGAACGCAACGCATTGGAAATTTCAGTTTGGACTTGGCTGGGCCGCCTATTGGATCTTAGTCTGCGCGTTAGCGCTGGGTTGGTTTCGGGCCCATACCCAGGCCGTCCACGACTTAGAGCGATTGCCGACAGAAATAGCCGTCATGGACGAGCAGATCGTCGTACTGACCGATCAGATTGAAGTGAATCGGTACTATCCCGATCTGGTGAGCAGCTTGCGTATAACGGCCCAGAACGTCATTCCGCGGGTATATTTGAGGAAGAGAGACTTTCCGGAATCGACGGAAGTGTTCCTACAGCAACTAGAGGCCATTCGTGAACACGAGCGAGCGTCTCGGGTCTTTCGGACCGGTTTTGCCTTTGGCCTAGCATGTCAATTGATAAGTGCTCCAGAGCATTTATTTCACGAAGCCATCCCACGTTCGCTTGAGTATCTCGAAGTTCCTGAGGACACCGTACGCGAAGAAATGATTCGGACGTTTCATGCGTTGGTAGTTTATCGACCAGAGCAGATGCAGACGCATCTCTCGTTGTTGGTGCCAGCACTCGTGGAGCGTTTGAAGGATAACAATAAATTGGTTCGGATCGCGGCCGTTCAAGCCCTGGAATCGATCGGTCTACAAGCTCGTATTGCGCTCTCAGATCTTCAGGAGATTGAAGCGAACGACGACGATCCGGCTGCGGTCTTCGCGGCCTTGGCAATCGAAGCGATCGACGTGGACTATCAAGCCGTTGCGCGATTGAAACAGTTGGTCCGCAATCGCAAGTCGAATTGGGAGTTGGCGGCGGCGATACTGCCAGAAAGGGTGTCCGCGCCCGAGGCGGAAGCGTTCCTGAAAGAGCAACTGGTCGAAGCCACCCATGACCAAGACCGTCAATTTTTCGCGCGAACACTAAGCCAGTTAAAACGCCGGCAAATGTTTCCCGGTGAGGCGGAGTAA
- a CDS encoding CPBP family intramembrane glutamic endopeptidase, whose amino-acid sequence METSLEQRLPAKNPRMSAPEGELETQPLGYWQATARPLTSLVFVLPMLAIYETGVLMLGPDAIRNGVDVWLRQFLGLMGLGQYFLLPVLTISILLAWHHLKSYPWQFRPTNLPLMAAESMVLGLLLLCLAYFQASVMQMQVVAASAGPEVNTTAKQVVAYFGAGIYEELLFRLMLIPVLIVFIQGFAFPKLIATFAAMLISSLVFAAAHYNFFVPGGDPIDGYTFLFRLSAGLIFASIFALRGFGIAAGSHAMYDVLVAFS is encoded by the coding sequence GTGGAAACCTCGCTTGAACAACGATTGCCAGCAAAGAACCCGCGCATGTCCGCTCCGGAAGGGGAACTCGAAACACAACCGCTCGGCTATTGGCAGGCCACCGCTCGACCGCTGACGAGTTTGGTCTTCGTGCTGCCGATGCTGGCCATCTATGAAACAGGCGTGCTGATGCTTGGTCCCGATGCCATTCGCAACGGCGTCGATGTCTGGCTACGGCAGTTCCTGGGGCTGATGGGGCTGGGACAGTACTTTCTACTGCCAGTGCTGACCATTTCCATTCTTCTGGCCTGGCATCATTTGAAGTCGTATCCGTGGCAGTTTCGTCCGACCAACCTACCGTTGATGGCCGCTGAATCGATGGTGCTGGGACTGTTGCTGTTGTGCCTGGCCTACTTTCAGGCATCGGTCATGCAGATGCAGGTCGTCGCGGCCAGTGCCGGCCCAGAAGTGAATACGACCGCCAAGCAGGTCGTCGCCTATTTCGGAGCCGGCATCTACGAAGAACTGCTGTTTCGCTTGATGCTGATCCCAGTGCTAATTGTCTTCATTCAGGGTTTTGCCTTCCCGAAACTGATAGCGACGTTCGCGGCCATGCTCATTAGCAGCCTAGTATTCGCCGCGGCGCATTACAATTTCTTTGTCCCCGGTGGCGATCCGATCGACGGCTATACGTTTCTGTTTCGACTTTCGGCCGGCCTGATCTTCGCGTCGATCTTTGCCCTGCGCGGGTTTGGTATCGCGGCCGGTTCGCATGCGATGTACGACGTGTTAGTCGCATTCTCTTAG
- a CDS encoding endonuclease III domain-containing protein has translation MSDSNVSLNTVFEKLLEYYGPQAWWPAESPLEIMIGAVLTQNTSWKNVEKAIANLKDADLLHLGRLNGTRQEELAEIIRPSGYYRLKAKRLANLIDHVVTRYDGDLEWMFSHDVTSLREELLGINGIGPETADSILLYAGNLKTFVVDTYTARILKRHGWIEWEADYHQIQDHFVSQVPSETEHYNEFHALIVRAGNQFCRKTPKCEGCPLACYLPESGIQEPEY, from the coding sequence TTGAGCGACTCAAACGTCTCGTTAAATACCGTCTTCGAAAAGCTTCTCGAATATTACGGCCCCCAAGCCTGGTGGCCAGCGGAATCGCCACTGGAGATCATGATCGGCGCCGTGCTGACGCAGAACACCTCTTGGAAGAACGTCGAAAAGGCGATTGCCAATCTGAAAGACGCCGACCTGCTGCATCTGGGCCGGCTCAATGGGACCCGGCAGGAAGAATTGGCCGAAATCATCCGACCTTCAGGATATTATCGTCTGAAAGCCAAACGGCTGGCCAATTTGATCGATCACGTCGTGACCCGGTACGACGGGGACCTGGAGTGGATGTTTTCGCATGACGTGACGAGCCTGCGCGAAGAATTGCTTGGCATCAACGGCATCGGCCCGGAAACGGCGGACTCCATTCTTCTATATGCCGGCAACTTGAAGACATTCGTCGTCGACACCTACACAGCTCGCATATTGAAGCGGCATGGCTGGATCGAGTGGGAAGCCGACTATCACCAGATTCAAGACCATTTCGTTAGCCAAGTGCCCAGCGAAACCGAGCATTACAACGAGTTTCACGCGCTGATTGTCCGCGCCGGCAACCAGTTCTGCCGGAAAACACCCAAGTGCGAAGGCTGCCCTCTTGCGTGTTATCTGCCCGAATCAGGCATCCAAGAGCCGGAATATTGA
- a CDS encoding co-chaperone GroES: MKVVPLGANVVVRRLESEETTAGGIVLPGSAQEKPKQGRVLSVGDGHVLKDGTKTPLSVKEGDQVIFSSWAGTEIKVEGEELLIMAESDILAVRG; encoded by the coding sequence ATGAAAGTTGTTCCCCTGGGAGCCAATGTGGTCGTGCGGCGGTTGGAATCGGAAGAAACCACAGCCGGCGGCATCGTCTTGCCTGGAAGTGCTCAAGAAAAGCCGAAGCAGGGTCGTGTTCTGAGCGTTGGTGATGGTCACGTCCTGAAAGATGGCACCAAGACACCACTAAGCGTCAAAGAAGGCGACCAAGTGATTTTCAGCAGCTGGGCTGGTACGGAAATCAAAGTGGAAGGGGAAGAACTCCTCATCATGGCGGAAAGCGACATTCTAGCCGTTCGCGGCTAA
- a CDS encoding prenyltransferase/squalene oxidase repeat-containing protein encodes MTPGFVIRVDLFSLEIEVSYMSQLLVSPLRYCLAMLLLASLLITPAVVRAADNAAYEKAVQNAVTYLTNQGQAADGTFSGNTGIGVTALCTLGLLEHGRTPLDPAVKKGLAALEKHVKEDGGIYLEGTRHRNYETCLCLLTFVAANNDGQYDKLIGNANKFLKGLQWDKEEGKSEDDAFYGGAGYGGHSRPDMSNTTFLMEALKESGTSADDPAMQKALLFVSRCQNLESPHNQFEFAPKNPDGGFYYTVAAGGTSQAGQTANGGLRSYGSMTYAGLKSMIYAGVDKDDQRVQAAVAWLGKNYDTEHNPGMGDTGLYYYYHTVAKALEAYGEDEFVTADGKSHDWRKEFTEELISRQQENGSWVNDKAERWMEGDPNLVTGYCLLALAHLQKDAD; translated from the coding sequence ATGACCCCTGGCTTTGTCATCCGCGTTGACTTGTTTTCCCTAGAGATTGAGGTCTCCTACATGTCTCAGTTGCTCGTAAGTCCCTTACGTTATTGCTTGGCGATGCTGCTATTGGCTTCGCTGTTGATTACGCCAGCTGTTGTTCGCGCAGCCGACAATGCTGCCTATGAAAAGGCCGTTCAGAATGCCGTCACCTATTTAACCAATCAAGGTCAGGCCGCCGACGGAACATTCAGCGGGAACACGGGTATCGGCGTTACGGCTCTTTGCACGCTCGGTCTCTTGGAACATGGCCGAACCCCGCTCGACCCGGCCGTCAAAAAAGGCCTGGCCGCTTTAGAAAAGCATGTGAAAGAAGATGGCGGTATCTACCTCGAAGGGACCCGTCATCGCAACTATGAAACATGCCTGTGCTTGCTGACCTTTGTTGCTGCCAACAACGACGGCCAGTACGACAAGTTGATCGGCAACGCCAATAAGTTCCTCAAAGGCCTGCAATGGGACAAAGAGGAAGGCAAGAGCGAAGACGATGCGTTTTACGGTGGTGCCGGCTACGGTGGACACTCGCGTCCCGACATGTCGAACACGACCTTCCTGATGGAAGCGCTGAAAGAAAGCGGCACCAGCGCCGACGACCCGGCCATGCAAAAAGCACTGCTGTTTGTCAGCCGCTGCCAGAACCTGGAATCGCCACACAATCAATTCGAGTTCGCTCCGAAGAACCCGGATGGCGGCTTCTATTACACGGTGGCCGCCGGCGGAACCAGCCAGGCAGGCCAGACCGCCAACGGTGGTCTGCGTAGCTACGGCTCGATGACTTACGCCGGTCTAAAAAGCATGATCTACGCCGGCGTCGACAAGGACGACCAACGCGTTCAAGCAGCCGTTGCTTGGCTCGGTAAAAACTACGATACCGAGCACAACCCAGGCATGGGGGATACCGGTTTGTACTACTATTACCACACCGTTGCCAAGGCCTTGGAAGCTTACGGTGAAGATGAATTCGTCACCGCCGATGGCAAGTCGCACGACTGGCGAAAAGAGTTCACCGAAGAGTTGATCAGTCGCCAGCAAGAGAACGGCAGTTGGGTCAACGACAAGGCCGAACGCTGGATGGAAGGTGACCCCAACCTGGTCACCGGGTACTGCCTGTTGGCATTGGCTCACCTACAGAAAGACGCCGACTAG
- a CDS encoding class I SAM-dependent methyltransferase, with protein MTTFIAFEQLASLLLSNGSESGHNGKIAHRARFPFYENNLLTPFETVDCYDYPKYWDLSFQDETELECDFFEDAFKRFGLEETQRVLDIGCGGGRNVVEMATRGFNMLGLDNNEASLAYLSRQLYEKDLNGETVSGDMASFQIEPPLDAVLCTFNTFRHLLTEEEAESHFHSVASSLKPGGLYILGFHILQDYDDPECEEHWTNRDGEVEVTTTLEVVDSCREERLETLLFHLQVKDGEKQLRLKAEYPYRIYNPTQFRSLMAKLPEFEICEVYDFNYDIDDPMPFDDEISDAVFVLRKI; from the coding sequence GTGACTACTTTCATAGCATTCGAGCAATTGGCCTCTTTGCTCCTATCGAACGGCAGTGAATCCGGTCACAATGGCAAGATTGCCCATCGGGCTCGATTCCCCTTCTACGAGAACAATCTCTTGACTCCATTTGAAACGGTCGATTGTTACGACTATCCCAAGTACTGGGATCTGTCCTTTCAGGACGAAACAGAGTTGGAGTGCGACTTCTTCGAAGATGCTTTCAAGCGTTTTGGCCTGGAAGAGACACAGCGCGTGCTGGATATCGGATGTGGCGGAGGACGCAACGTCGTCGAGATGGCGACGCGCGGGTTCAATATGCTGGGGTTAGATAATAACGAGGCGTCTCTGGCCTATCTGTCCCGACAGCTATACGAGAAAGATTTAAACGGCGAGACCGTGTCTGGCGACATGGCCAGCTTTCAGATCGAGCCCCCGCTCGACGCGGTGCTGTGCACATTCAATACGTTTCGCCACTTGCTAACCGAAGAAGAAGCGGAAAGCCACTTTCACAGTGTGGCTAGTTCCCTGAAGCCAGGCGGCCTATATATCTTGGGTTTTCATATCTTGCAAGATTACGATGACCCAGAGTGCGAGGAGCATTGGACCAATCGCGACGGGGAGGTGGAAGTGACGACCACGTTAGAAGTCGTTGACTCTTGTCGAGAAGAGCGACTAGAAACCCTGCTGTTTCACCTGCAAGTCAAAGACGGCGAAAAGCAATTACGACTCAAGGCCGAATATCCCTATCGCATCTATAACCCAACTCAGTTTCGTAGTTTGATGGCGAAGTTGCCAGAGTTTGAAATTTGCGAGGTGTACGACTTCAACTACGATATCGATGATCCAATGCCGTTTGACGACGAAATCAGCGACGCGGTCTTCGTGCTGCGAAAGATATAA
- a CDS encoding ABC transporter permease/substrate-binding protein — MFDADFWARVPYQLSFLPDRLGGHIFLAFTSILAGVLISIPLGIFCARRPKAERVVVTIANIIQTIPGMALLAIMVFALNRTGVLPAWIALVLYSILPILRNTIAGMKTVDPGCIEAANGIGLNKWQRLRIVELPLASPTIIAGIRTASAWVVGAATLAYPVGATSLGDYIFAGLQTTNPVALLVGCVFSAGLALLLDMLLGGLERASQRRSKAWALGSIGGMVAVALSPLLLKAVQPHPTITPTDHLAEASEFTQEKPYVIGGKPFTEQYILIEHLQDALQEANRQTDVKAGLGSTVVLQSLQRGEIDCYVDYSGTLWANEMQRSDNVSSAEMLIDIATNLKESSGVLALGPLGFSNDYVFAMRKEQAEQLGIKSLEDLATHSGNLTAACEIEFWSRPEWKNVQSEYGLQFGNTKSMDATLMYGALQRGDADVIVGYRTDGRLASDEIVELTDPRFVLPPYDAVLLVSPRLAKDRAATERLRKMVNTISTEQMRNSNGMVDIKKKSVVEAANSLDASTK; from the coding sequence CACATCTTCCTTGCGTTCACTTCGATCCTCGCTGGCGTGCTGATCAGCATTCCGCTGGGGATCTTTTGTGCTCGTCGGCCCAAAGCCGAGCGGGTAGTCGTAACAATCGCCAATATCATTCAAACGATTCCTGGTATGGCGTTGCTGGCGATCATGGTATTTGCTTTGAATCGAACGGGTGTTTTGCCAGCCTGGATCGCGTTGGTGCTGTACAGTATTCTGCCAATCTTGCGAAACACGATCGCCGGCATGAAAACGGTTGACCCTGGCTGTATCGAAGCGGCCAATGGTATCGGGCTGAATAAGTGGCAACGGCTGCGTATTGTCGAATTGCCGTTGGCGTCGCCGACCATCATTGCAGGGATTCGGACGGCTTCGGCTTGGGTGGTAGGGGCCGCAACGCTGGCTTATCCGGTAGGAGCGACGAGCCTAGGCGACTACATTTTCGCCGGTTTGCAAACGACCAATCCAGTGGCGCTGCTTGTTGGCTGCGTGTTCTCAGCCGGACTGGCCCTGTTACTAGACATGCTGTTGGGTGGGCTTGAACGAGCATCGCAGCGTCGCAGCAAGGCTTGGGCGTTGGGTTCGATCGGAGGAATGGTCGCCGTCGCGCTCAGCCCTTTGTTGCTGAAAGCTGTGCAGCCGCATCCAACGATCACGCCCACAGATCACCTGGCCGAAGCGAGCGAGTTCACCCAAGAGAAACCGTACGTGATTGGTGGTAAGCCATTCACTGAGCAGTATATTTTGATTGAACACCTGCAAGACGCCCTTCAAGAGGCCAACCGCCAGACGGACGTGAAAGCTGGATTGGGATCTACTGTTGTATTGCAATCGCTGCAACGTGGCGAAATCGACTGCTATGTCGATTACTCGGGAACGCTGTGGGCCAATGAAATGCAGCGGAGCGACAACGTTTCTTCTGCGGAGATGTTGATCGATATCGCCACCAATTTGAAAGAGAGCAGTGGTGTGCTGGCATTAGGGCCACTTGGTTTCAGTAACGACTACGTCTTCGCCATGCGAAAGGAACAAGCCGAGCAATTGGGGATCAAGTCTCTTGAAGACTTGGCTACCCATTCCGGTAATTTGACGGCGGCCTGTGAAATCGAATTCTGGTCACGGCCGGAATGGAAGAACGTGCAATCGGAATATGGCCTGCAGTTCGGTAATACAAAATCGATGGACGCAACACTGATGTACGGCGCACTGCAACGCGGCGACGCGGATGTGATCGTGGGATACCGCACTGATGGTCGCCTGGCCTCAGACGAGATCGTCGAACTGACCGATCCACGGTTCGTGTTGCCTCCTTACGATGCGGTGCTGTTGGTTTCGCCTCGCCTGGCTAAAGACCGCGCCGCTACCGAGCGTCTGCGAAAGATGGTCAACACGATCTCGACCGAGCAAATGCGAAATTCGAATGGAATGGTCGATATCAAGAAGAAATCGGTCGTAGAAGCCGCAAACTCACTGGATGCTTCGACAAAGTAA